The following proteins come from a genomic window of Gimesia chilikensis:
- a CDS encoding DUF1549 and DUF1553 domain-containing protein, producing the protein MKGFRKYVSCWCCLLCLSLPVSVSAEEPKALTETPLTESDRDHWSFQPIQKPGLPEVKRSNWTRTPIDRCILAKLEAEGLQPAPDAERVTLIRRVYFDVIGLPPTPAEVDQFLADQSDDAYARLVDRLLASPRYGERWAQHWLDLARFAETDGYEHDKIRPDAWKYRDWVIKALNADMPYDQFVRWQLAGDVIAPDNPDARTATAFCLSGPDMPDINSQEERRHTLLNEMTSTVGSVFMALQLGCAQCHDHKYDPISTFDFYRLRAFFEPAVQPVKNRSVTTLAATDKKRKPSHVMLRGDWRRPGPQVKPAFLRIANSHAQQIKSQKTPQQRLALARWLTQKSHPLTSRVIVNRVWQHHFGRGLCASPSDFGLMGESPSHPELLDWLAAEFTETGWKLKSLHRLILTSRVYQQASSLQTQNVESVSAEQRSEWKQSLEHDPDAALLSRFPRQRLDAEVIRDALLLISGKLSERTGGRGVMPPLPQELRATLLKDQWKTSPREEDHYRRSIYVFARRNLRYPLFEAFDRPDANNSCPQRGNSTTAPQALLMLNSESSLKSARELAGLIQDEAGSSPRQQVTLLIRRALGRQPGKVELVELVQFLKAQREELRREQRTTDQLVLPLGKQATRDPYAGAALTDLCLAVLNSNEFIYVD; encoded by the coding sequence ATGAAAGGATTCCGTAAGTATGTCAGCTGCTGGTGTTGTCTGCTCTGCCTGTCACTGCCCGTCAGTGTATCAGCCGAAGAACCAAAGGCACTGACCGAGACTCCCCTGACCGAGTCAGACCGCGATCACTGGTCGTTTCAACCAATTCAAAAACCGGGGCTGCCTGAAGTCAAACGCAGCAACTGGACGCGGACGCCCATTGATCGATGCATCCTCGCGAAGCTGGAAGCCGAGGGATTGCAACCAGCTCCGGATGCAGAACGGGTAACGCTGATCCGTCGCGTTTACTTCGATGTCATCGGCCTGCCTCCCACGCCGGCGGAAGTCGATCAGTTTTTAGCAGACCAGTCTGATGATGCATATGCGCGACTCGTGGATCGCCTGCTGGCTTCGCCCCGCTATGGCGAACGCTGGGCTCAGCACTGGCTCGATCTGGCCCGGTTTGCAGAAACGGACGGCTACGAACACGATAAGATCCGCCCCGATGCCTGGAAGTACCGGGACTGGGTGATCAAGGCACTGAATGCCGACATGCCTTACGATCAGTTTGTCCGCTGGCAACTGGCCGGGGATGTGATTGCCCCTGACAATCCCGATGCCCGGACGGCGACGGCCTTCTGTCTTTCCGGACCCGATATGCCCGACATCAATTCACAGGAAGAGCGACGCCACACGCTGCTCAACGAAATGACATCCACGGTCGGTTCCGTGTTCATGGCCCTGCAGCTGGGATGTGCCCAGTGTCACGATCATAAATATGATCCGATCAGCACGTTCGACTTTTATCGTCTGCGAGCCTTCTTTGAACCGGCGGTGCAACCGGTGAAGAATCGTTCGGTAACGACACTCGCTGCAACGGATAAAAAACGGAAACCAAGTCACGTGATGCTCCGCGGCGACTGGCGTCGTCCCGGCCCTCAAGTCAAACCCGCCTTCTTGCGGATTGCGAATTCACATGCGCAGCAGATTAAATCGCAGAAAACGCCTCAACAGCGGCTCGCTCTGGCGCGCTGGTTGACACAGAAATCGCATCCCCTCACGTCGCGGGTAATTGTAAATCGGGTCTGGCAGCATCACTTCGGGCGGGGCCTGTGTGCCTCCCCCAGTGATTTTGGTCTGATGGGAGAATCTCCCTCGCACCCGGAACTGCTGGACTGGCTGGCTGCCGAATTTACTGAGACCGGCTGGAAGCTGAAGTCGCTGCATCGTCTGATTTTAACCTCGCGGGTCTATCAACAGGCCAGCAGCTTACAGACCCAGAACGTGGAATCAGTTTCTGCAGAACAGCGCAGCGAATGGAAACAAAGCCTGGAACATGATCCGGATGCTGCACTGCTCTCGCGGTTTCCGCGTCAGCGTCTGGATGCGGAGGTGATCCGCGATGCGCTGTTATTGATCAGCGGTAAGCTCTCCGAGCGAACCGGCGGTCGGGGTGTCATGCCGCCCTTGCCTCAGGAACTGAGGGCTACCCTGCTCAAGGATCAGTGGAAAACCAGTCCCCGCGAAGAGGATCACTACCGCCGCAGTATCTATGTCTTTGCGCGACGTAACCTCCGCTATCCCCTGTTCGAAGCCTTTGATCGGCCCGATGCGAATAACAGCTGTCCCCAGCGAGGCAACTCAACCACGGCTCCACAGGCACTGTTGATGTTGAACTCGGAAAGTTCGCTCAAGTCAGCACGAGAGCTGGCGGGACTGATTCAGGACGAGGCCGGTTCCAGTCCCCGACAGCAGGTCACCCTGTTGATCCGACGCGCGCTGGGACGTCAGCCGGGGAAAGTAGAACTGGTCGAACTCGTTCAGTTTCTGAAAGCACAGCGCGAAGAATTGCGCCGGGAGCAACGCACGACTGATCAACTAGTACTCCCTCTCGGTAAGCAGGCCACAAGGGATCCTTACGCAGGGGCGGCGCTCACGGACCTCTGTCTGGCGGTATTGAATTCAAATGAATTTATTTATGTCGATTGA
- a CDS encoding DUF1501 domain-containing protein, protein MNRRELLQNAGGGMGMLALNALLQQEQPAHAAANSALSPGKPDFTPRAKRIIWLFMHGGPSHVDLWDPKPDLIKYAGKPLPESFGKVMTRRKVAQNPLLAPIKPFRKRGESGLEVSDFLPHTGALVDDLCVIRSLHGDSVNHPQSVYQMNTGSILMGHPSVGSWIAYGLGSENADMPAFVVLPDPGGGVKGGPPAWGSGYLPATFQGTTMRPGQTPILNLKPPAGISARQQRATLDLVQSMNRRHLEARDRDDELSARIAAYELAFRMQTAAPEIVDLTQETSATHKMYGLDDPDTRDFGERCLLARRMVERGVRFIQLYSGDTVGWDAHSDVTKNHTAYCRKTDQPIAALLKDLKQRGLLEDTLVVWCGEFGRMPMSEQGKGRDHNPWGYCGWLAGAGITGGRAYGATDPIGLRAAEQTVHVNQFHATLLHLLGLDHETLTYFHNGLDERLTGPAEVEIVKGLLT, encoded by the coding sequence ATGAACCGTCGCGAGCTGCTGCAGAACGCCGGCGGTGGAATGGGCATGCTGGCTCTGAACGCATTGCTGCAACAGGAACAGCCGGCGCACGCTGCAGCGAACTCAGCGCTCTCCCCCGGCAAACCGGATTTCACTCCGCGCGCCAAACGAATCATCTGGCTCTTCATGCACGGCGGTCCCAGCCACGTCGATCTGTGGGATCCCAAACCGGATCTGATCAAATACGCGGGCAAACCACTGCCCGAAAGTTTCGGCAAAGTCATGACCCGCCGCAAGGTGGCACAGAATCCCCTGCTGGCACCCATCAAACCCTTTCGCAAACGCGGTGAGTCGGGACTGGAAGTCAGTGACTTTCTGCCTCACACCGGCGCACTTGTAGACGACCTGTGTGTCATCCGCTCGCTGCATGGTGACAGCGTGAATCATCCGCAGTCGGTCTACCAGATGAATACGGGCAGCATCCTGATGGGGCATCCGAGTGTGGGCAGCTGGATCGCCTACGGTTTGGGTTCCGAGAATGCAGACATGCCCGCCTTCGTGGTCCTGCCGGATCCGGGGGGCGGCGTAAAAGGGGGACCGCCCGCCTGGGGCAGCGGTTACCTGCCGGCCACGTTCCAGGGAACAACCATGCGCCCCGGGCAGACGCCGATTCTGAATCTCAAACCTCCGGCCGGGATCTCTGCCCGCCAGCAAAGGGCGACCCTGGATCTGGTCCAATCCATGAATCGACGCCACCTGGAAGCCCGTGATCGGGACGACGAACTCTCGGCCCGGATCGCCGCCTATGAGCTGGCTTTTCGCATGCAGACCGCGGCTCCGGAAATTGTCGATCTGACACAGGAGACCTCAGCAACTCACAAAATGTACGGACTCGATGATCCAGACACGCGTGATTTCGGCGAACGCTGTCTGCTGGCGCGACGCATGGTGGAGCGTGGCGTGCGTTTCATTCAGCTTTACTCCGGCGATACCGTGGGCTGGGATGCACACAGCGATGTAACGAAGAATCATACCGCTTATTGCCGCAAGACCGATCAGCCGATCGCAGCGCTGCTCAAGGATCTGAAGCAGCGGGGACTCCTGGAAGACACGCTGGTGGTCTGGTGTGGCGAATTCGGTCGCATGCCGATGAGCGAGCAGGGCAAAGGCCGCGATCACAATCCCTGGGGCTATTGTGGCTGGCTGGCCGGTGCCGGTATCACGGGGGGCCGCGCTTACGGGGCCACCGATCCCATCGGCTTACGTGCTGCGGAACAGACCGTGCACGTCAATCAGTTTCACGCGACCCTCCTGCATCTGCTGGGACTCGATCATGAAACGCTGACCTATTTTCATAACGGCCTGGATGAGCGTCTGACCGGTCCCGCGGAAGTTGAGATTGTGAAAGGACTGCTCACATGA
- a CDS encoding DUF3300 domain-containing protein, giving the protein MTSTSTSYLKGFITITAGLCVLLQADLASAQQPGPLAAQNNRTLSPRAIESLVTGIAFYPDELVETILQAAQHPLAIRQASEKTTGRFGGRFAQRVQQFNQSTDPSVASLKQYPEILAQLNDNLATTTLLGRVYQTQPDDVWRAIDKLRAEVDAALEAEPQQFVDASGAPLTGQAAYVAAAGYVAGRYFVPATMSELYVAYAHPQQTTTTTVYEGPYASGSATQTTTTGPYGHATASTGSSSTTYTGPNGNTVTGNTQGGSVVYQNGPTTAGAGAATTTITGPQGNSATATGAGIAGKTTVGDTTYFGAAGGGTVNTSNGLTASGAGQVNGSITQTQTGAQYNTQSSGAITTNTGVDAYGSRNTSGSVNQNADGSVSGVRSSSTAIQGNNGYANVQHNSSGTATGNGTGTYNGSTTVDSSKGSAAVNTTAGDGQVSSTVTTQNGSKTGTLGDGQVGQGSSTASSRQATGSQQGSYRASRQKSAANSRYSQSSSQQIASGLQSMQKNWGQLSQQMNRSSQAAASQHNTRTHSQQRPTSSYSRSSGYGSNYSSRNSSSYSRGSASPGSGRGSSGRSRGGRR; this is encoded by the coding sequence ATGACTTCAACTTCAACGAGTTACCTGAAAGGATTCATCACCATCACCGCCGGCCTCTGTGTTCTGTTGCAGGCCGATCTGGCCAGCGCACAACAGCCCGGTCCCCTGGCAGCACAAAATAACAGAACGCTGTCACCGCGTGCGATCGAAAGCCTGGTGACCGGCATCGCCTTCTATCCGGATGAGCTGGTCGAGACCATCCTGCAGGCAGCACAACATCCCCTGGCAATCCGCCAGGCTTCCGAAAAAACAACGGGCCGGTTCGGCGGTCGATTTGCGCAACGGGTGCAACAATTCAATCAGAGTACAGACCCGAGTGTCGCGTCGCTCAAACAGTATCCCGAGATCCTGGCACAACTGAATGACAATCTTGCGACCACGACTTTACTGGGACGCGTGTATCAGACACAGCCCGACGATGTCTGGCGGGCGATTGATAAACTGCGAGCCGAAGTCGATGCAGCACTCGAAGCAGAACCGCAGCAGTTCGTCGATGCCAGTGGTGCACCGTTGACCGGTCAGGCCGCGTATGTAGCGGCAGCCGGTTATGTCGCCGGTCGGTACTTTGTGCCTGCAACCATGTCAGAACTCTACGTGGCTTATGCACATCCACAGCAAACCACGACGACCACCGTCTATGAAGGACCTTATGCTTCCGGATCGGCCACGCAGACCACGACCACGGGTCCTTACGGTCACGCGACCGCTTCGACCGGCAGCAGTTCCACCACTTACACGGGACCGAACGGGAACACCGTCACCGGAAACACCCAGGGGGGCAGCGTCGTTTACCAGAATGGACCGACGACCGCAGGTGCTGGTGCGGCGACCACTACGATCACTGGTCCCCAGGGAAATTCCGCCACCGCAACCGGAGCAGGTATCGCCGGCAAGACGACCGTGGGTGATACGACTTACTTTGGCGCTGCAGGAGGGGGGACCGTCAATACTTCAAACGGACTCACTGCCAGTGGCGCCGGGCAGGTCAATGGATCGATCACGCAGACACAGACCGGTGCGCAGTACAACACCCAGTCCAGCGGGGCGATCACTACGAATACCGGCGTCGACGCGTATGGCAGTCGCAATACAAGTGGCAGCGTTAACCAGAATGCCGATGGCTCTGTGAGCGGCGTCCGTTCTTCCTCGACTGCGATTCAGGGAAATAACGGCTACGCCAACGTGCAACACAACAGCTCCGGCACTGCCACAGGAAATGGTACGGGCACCTACAATGGTTCTACCACAGTTGATTCGAGCAAAGGATCGGCTGCGGTCAACACTACTGCGGGCGATGGTCAGGTCAGTTCGACCGTGACCACGCAGAACGGTTCCAAGACCGGCACTCTCGGAGATGGCCAGGTGGGCCAGGGGTCGTCTACAGCCAGCAGTCGTCAAGCGACAGGCAGTCAACAGGGCTCTTACCGGGCCAGCCGTCAGAAGAGTGCTGCAAATTCGCGTTACAGTCAATCCTCAAGTCAGCAGATTGCCTCGGGGCTGCAGAGCATGCAGAAGAACTGGGGACAGCTCAGCCAGCAGATGAACCGTTCTTCCCAGGCGGCAGCTTCACAACATAATACGCGAACTCACTCACAACAGCGACCGACGTCCAGCTATTCACGAAGTTCGGGATACGGTTCGAACTACTCGAGCCGGAATAGTTCCTCTTATTCGAGAGGCAGTGCTTCTCCGGGAAGTGGCCGGGGTTCTTCAGGTCGATCCCGCGGTGGTCGCAGATAA
- a CDS encoding DUF1559 domain-containing protein produces MAKQKRFLIGVSEIITILVILAILTMLIIPETKQFVNGGHRERFRNQLKLVGLACHEYQAEYGCLPPVVISDERGRSIHSWRAMLLPWLESQGRTQPPAYVYTFNEPWFSPANRQAALDNANLFTMLVSTDDREVIQKSKLAAVIGAQTYWSPSGECRRLPLEANQDERHILLLEIPNLYGAWSQPNDVTLDEVLTLSKNQQFEPDGAHVLFDDGSVTWFAPEALTEATLRRLLCPFDAVKAEPAVENSP; encoded by the coding sequence ATGGCGAAGCAGAAACGATTTCTGATCGGTGTCAGTGAGATCATCACTATCCTGGTGATTCTCGCCATCCTGACCATGCTGATCATTCCGGAGACAAAACAGTTTGTTAACGGGGGACACAGAGAACGTTTTCGCAATCAACTGAAACTGGTAGGACTGGCCTGTCATGAATACCAGGCTGAGTATGGATGCCTGCCCCCTGTGGTCATTTCGGACGAGAGAGGCAGGTCGATTCACAGCTGGCGGGCGATGCTACTGCCCTGGCTGGAATCGCAAGGCAGGACGCAGCCACCGGCTTATGTGTATACTTTCAACGAACCCTGGTTCAGCCCTGCCAACCGACAGGCGGCATTGGATAACGCCAATCTCTTTACCATGCTGGTCTCCACTGATGACAGAGAGGTTATTCAGAAATCAAAATTAGCGGCCGTGATCGGCGCGCAGACTTACTGGAGCCCCTCTGGCGAATGCCGTCGTCTGCCGCTGGAGGCGAATCAGGATGAACGTCACATTCTGCTGCTGGAAATCCCCAATCTGTACGGTGCATGGAGCCAGCCCAATGACGTCACCCTGGACGAAGTGCTGACGCTCAGTAAGAATCAGCAGTTTGAACCGGATGGTGCGCACGTTTTATTTGATGACGGCAGTGTCACCTGGTTCGCTCCTGAAGCACTGACCGAGGCGACTTTACGCCGCCTGCTCTGTCCGTTTGATGCAGTCAAAGCCGAGCCCGCAGTCGAAAATTCACCTTAA